DNA sequence from the Trichocoleus desertorum ATA4-8-CV12 genome:
TCACATTTGATAACGGCTACCTTGCAGCGCAATCCGCCTGGGTTGCATTTGACTCTAACGGCTGAGGTTGAGCCTGGAATGCTACGCTGTACGCTTCAAGATGATGGCTTAGGTTGGGAAGTTGGGGAATGCGATCGCTTTTTTGAATTGCAAGTGCGATCGCCTCATGCCTGCTGTTCTACGAGTTTGGGAGTGCAACTGCACCTGTGCCAACAGATCATCCAAGCTCATGGGGGTGAAATTGGAGTTATCAATAGCCAACCAGGTTCCATTGTTTGGTTTACGCTACCTCTCACCACAACGGTTGCTTCTTGTAACGCCCCAACTCGACTAGCGAGTTAGCCTCAGCCCAACTCCATCTTTGCCTAAATTTACGGTCAGGTCAGGAATCAGAAGCACTCTACAACTTCTATCTTCTGACTCCTGACTCCTGACTCCTCTCTCCTAACTTCCCACTCCTTGCTCAAACTAATCCGGAGCGCAAAGCTACCACTGCGGCTTGTACGCGATCGTCTACGGATAGCTTGTTCATGATGCCTCGAACATGAGTTTTGATGGTATTGGGACTTAGGTAAAGCTTGGCAGCGATTTCAGGGTTGCTCAATCCTTCTACCATTAGCTTCAAGACCTCCAGTTCGCGTTCAGACAGTTGACTAATGCCGCTGTTGGGCGTGGGAGGCTTGAGATGATCTATCACGCGACGGGCAATTTGAGGATCGAGGTAGGTGGCTCCTTCTTGAGCTGCTGCGATCGCTGCTTGTAATCGGTCTACACTTGCACCCTTAATACAGTAGGCATCTGCTCCACTAGAGAGCGCTGCAATAATTTCTGTTTCTGCCGTGTGAGAGGTGAGCATAACGACCCTGACCTCAGGCAGTACCGCCTTGATTTTTTGGGTGGCAGCAATGCCATCAAGTCGGGGCAGACCAATGTCCATGATAATCAGGTCTGGCTTGAGTCTCAGGGCTGCCTCTACCCCCAAATAACCATCTTCTGCCTGTCCTACAACTATGCATGTCGAGTCAGCTTGCAAGGACTGCTCCAAGCCCAACTGCATCATGGGGTCATCTTCAATAATCAAAACCCGTAAAGTTGACGATGCGGTAGTGGCATTCATAAATAGATCTTGTGGCAATACAGCCCTAGTGTAGGCATCGGCTTCAACTTTGCGCTTCCCCCTGTTGATTCACCTGACTGAGTGATGCTAGCCGAAAGGCCTTTGGTATTTTCAGCTCGGCTCAAGCAAGAATTCTCAGAGTGTATTGACAGCCATAGTCATAATGAGTACGCTTTAAGCAGCCACGGGATGCAAAACTTCGCATCCGAAACAAGCCGAGGAGTTAAATTTATGTTGCCTAATCGAGAAGGACAAAGAGTTCCTGACGTTACCTTCCGAGTGCGGCGGGACAATCAGTGGGTCGATATTACTACTGCTGATTTGTTTGCAGGTAAGACTGTGATTGTTTTTTCTTTACCCGGTGCATTCACCCCGACTTGTTCCTCCACTCATCTACCTGGCTACAACGAGCTAGCCTCAACTTTTAAGAAAAATGGTGTAGACAGCATTCTCTGCCTCTCTGTGAATGATACGTTCGTGATGAATGAATGGGCTAAGCACCAAGAGGCCAGTAATATTACACTCATTCCAGACGGTAACGGCGATTTTACCGAAGGCATGGGTATGTTGGTTGACAAAGCTGACTTGGGTTTTGGTAAGCGGTCTTGGCGCTATTCCATGCTGGTCAAGGATAGTGTCATTGAAAAGATGTTTATTGAGCCAGAGGAGCCCGGAGATCCTTTCAAAGTATCCGATGCGGATACGATGCTTAACTACATCAACCCCCAAGCTAAAAAGCCTGAGTGTGTTTCCTTATTCACAAAAGAAGGATGTCCTTTCTGTGCTCGTGCCAAAGATATGTTGCAGGAGCGCGGACTTACTTATGAAGAGATTGTGGTCGGCAAGGATGCCACTACACGCTCATTGCGAGCGATGGCTGGGGGAACTACCGTCCCTCAAGTATTTATTGACGGCAAATTGATTGGTGGGTCTGAGGCTCTAGCAAATTATTTGGGTGCTGCCTAGTCGCTCTCAATAGCTTGGCTAGGGTAATTTAAGGGCAACGCGATCGCAGCTTTCGATCTCTTGCAGATAAGAGCAGGCGATCGCGTTTGTGCTTAAGAACATTGGTTAAAGCTCACTCAACTGCGATCGCCGCTTTGTTTCTTCGCAAAGATGTATTTGGAAATAAATTTTTATGCCTAATTCACCCAAGATTTTGGCCTTTGCGGGCAGTACCCGCACTAATTCCTACAACAAAACTCTCGTTAAAATTGCGGCTGCAGGTGCTAGTGCTGCGGGCACTGAAGTTACTTTCTTAGATCTCCGAGATTTGCCGATGCCGCTTTATGATGAGGATCTAGAGGCGGCTGAAGGAATTCCTGCGAATGCTTTGAAGTTTAAGGAGATCCTGGTGGCCCATCAGGGACTCTTGATTGCTTCTCCGGAATATAACAGTTCTATCTCTGGGGTGCTCAAAAATGCAATCGACTGGGCTTCTCGTTCTGCCCCTGGTGAGCCTCCGCTAGCTGCCTTTACAGATAAGGTAGCCGCAGTTATGAGTGCGTCTCCGGGCGGTTTAGGGGGGCTAAGAGGCTTGGTTCATGTTCGCAGTATCCTGTCTAATATCCGAGTTTTAGTCATTCCCGATCAAATTGCGATCGCGAGGGCTCATGAAGCATTTAACCCAGATGGCAGCTTAAAAGATAGCCAACAACAGGACAGCGTTGAGAAACTCGGTGCTAAGGTTACTTATTTACTGCAAAAACTGCAAAGTTAAGGTAACAGCGGCTGAAAGAAGCCTCCATTAGAAAGAGGGATATGACGACACAATATCCCTCTTTTGGTTTAATAGATAATTTGTGACAAATTTGTAGAGTTGCTATTTTTATTTGAGCCAGCTGGAACTGAGTAAGATTGCTAAAACTCCCAAAACGTGACCGAAGCTCATTGCTCCTAAGAAAGTAGCCACACTCATATTGTTTAGGAGACCAGAGAATGGTCCGAGAGGCATCTTAGGCCCAACTCGGGGAAAGCGGACGGTGCGACTGGCAATGAACAGAGCCAGTAGGCAGCAACCAATCATGATAGGGGTGCCTTGCCAGTTCCACAAAGCAGTGGGGTCTTGGGACGTAGCAGCGGGGACTGCTGACAGCAACATAGAATGAATCAAGATGCTTTCTCCTACTTGTTGAGACGCTATATGAATATGATCAACATCAACTGGACACTTTAGCCATCTACCTAATGTAGTTGAGGTAGGAAGTTGGCTAATTCTGTGGCCAGAATATCACTAGGATTCATAGTCCCGTTGTATGGGCGATCGCGCCTCAGCCTGACGAAGGATTTATTAGTGTGATTAACAAAACTTAGCTTCCGTCTTTATATAGGCGTTACATGGGCTTAGGGTGTTTAGGATGCGGGTGTGAGATTACTGTTTTGGACATCGCTTATGACATCCGCAAATACCAATACCACGCAAACCCTGAAATCTTTTCAGCGCTTAGACGTTGATCAAAAAATTGCTGCCTTGGCTTACCTTTACACTGAGCTAGGAAGTTCCATCTCTTTTCCCAGTTCCGGTGTGACTTCCTCTAACGAAATCAGCCAACTTGTGAAGCATGTTAAAGATCTGCGCTCAGAAGATCAATTGCAATTTGTCCGCGACGTGTTTTCTAGCCAACAGGCTAGTCACGAGGAAGCTGCGCTTGACCCCCATCCTAGCAAGGCTTTACTGGAACTAGTTCCTGGTGGCATCAAAGACCCTCTGAGCCAATATCAATCTTTAGACTCAAATGCCCGCTTGGCATTTTGGTATCGCCTAGCTCAAGAATTGGATAGAGACGCTATTTCGGCAGCGGCTACTACCCAACTGTCTTCTGGGACTCAAGAAATTGTTTCTTCTCTCCAACCTCTAGAGTTTAGTCAACAAATTGACTTTTTACGTCAAATTGTTTAGTGCGCTTGTCCGATTAGCTCCAATCTGATTAGCTGAAGTTAAGCTGCGATCGCTCTACTGTCCACAAGCTTGGAAGTAGGGCGATCGCAGATGTTTTGCTCTCACGCTCTTTAGTGAAGTTGTGATGTCTCTCCCTTGGCAATTGCGGTTGGTTTCTTACCTAGCTCCAAATATGTTTTGGTTTTACCAAGCGATCGCTGCTTATTTAGGGCGCAGGTTGGCAGTAGAGACAGAGATTAGCCAAGCCGAGTTTGACCCACTAGAAGATCCACTATTGCTGCACGACCAACTCGATCTTGCTTTTATCTGTGGTTTACCGTTTATTCGTTACCACTGTTGCTATCCTCAACAACTCCAGGCGATCGCGGCTCCTGTCATGCAAGCTGCCCGCTACCACAATCGCCCCATTTATTTCTCGGATGTGGTTGTGCCTGCTGCCAGTGATATCACTAGCTTTGTAGAATTGGCAGGTAAAACCCTGTGTTACAACGATTTAGGTTCCAATAGTGGCTATAACTTAGTGCGGCAGAAATTAAAGCAAGACGGATATTCTACAGATTTCTTTGGTCAAGTGCTAGCCTCTGGTTCTCATCAACGCTCTATGCGTTGGGTTGTAGAGGGGTTAGCAGATTGTGCCGCGATCGACAGTACTGTGTTGGAGCAGGAGTTGCAAAGCTTTCCAGAGTTAAGCGAAGGTCTGCGAGTGATAGAATCTCTCGGTCCCTGCCCTATCCCACCGATCGTTGGATCTCAGCACCTCGGCACAGATCTACTCGGACAGCTACAGGCTGCCTTGCTCCAACCCGATCCAGAATTGCAATTAGCTATGCAACAAGCCCAAATTCAGGCTTATGTAGCTGTGAAATCTGCTGATTATGAAGCGATCGCCCTTCAGTATGAAGCCGCATTGCAAGCTGGTTATGAAGTCATTAACAGCGCATCAGTCAGCTCAGCCAACTTACTAAAATAATAATTAAAAAGCTCCCTTACGAGATGCTAAGAAAGCGGAAGGGAGCGCTCAGGAACATTTACTACTACGGAGGCTAGCTCGCTTTTACAGTTAAGCTCTGATGACCGTGGATAGAGGTGATTCTTGGCCTAGAAGTGCCGTTC
Encoded proteins:
- a CDS encoding NAD(P)H-dependent oxidoreductase; the encoded protein is MPNSPKILAFAGSTRTNSYNKTLVKIAAAGASAAGTEVTFLDLRDLPMPLYDEDLEAAEGIPANALKFKEILVAHQGLLIASPEYNSSISGVLKNAIDWASRSAPGEPPLAAFTDKVAAVMSASPGGLGGLRGLVHVRSILSNIRVLVIPDQIAIARAHEAFNPDGSLKDSQQQDSVEKLGAKVTYLLQKLQS
- a CDS encoding response regulator transcription factor; translation: MNATTASSTLRVLIIEDDPMMQLGLEQSLQADSTCIVVGQAEDGYLGVEAALRLKPDLIIMDIGLPRLDGIAATQKIKAVLPEVRVVMLTSHTAETEIIAALSSGADAYCIKGASVDRLQAAIAAAQEGATYLDPQIARRVIDHLKPPTPNSGISQLSERELEVLKLMVEGLSNPEIAAKLYLSPNTIKTHVRGIMNKLSVDDRVQAAVVALRSGLV
- the psaK gene encoding photosystem I reaction center subunit PsaK is translated as MLLSAVPAATSQDPTALWNWQGTPIMIGCCLLALFIASRTVRFPRVGPKMPLGPFSGLLNNMSVATFLGAMSFGHVLGVLAILLSSSWLK
- a CDS encoding PhnD/SsuA/transferrin family substrate-binding protein; its protein translation is MSLPWQLRLVSYLAPNMFWFYQAIAAYLGRRLAVETEISQAEFDPLEDPLLLHDQLDLAFICGLPFIRYHCCYPQQLQAIAAPVMQAARYHNRPIYFSDVVVPAASDITSFVELAGKTLCYNDLGSNSGYNLVRQKLKQDGYSTDFFGQVLASGSHQRSMRWVVEGLADCAAIDSTVLEQELQSFPELSEGLRVIESLGPCPIPPIVGSQHLGTDLLGQLQAALLQPDPELQLAMQQAQIQAYVAVKSADYEAIALQYEAALQAGYEVINSASVSSANLLK
- a CDS encoding glutathione peroxidase, translated to MLPNREGQRVPDVTFRVRRDNQWVDITTADLFAGKTVIVFSLPGAFTPTCSSTHLPGYNELASTFKKNGVDSILCLSVNDTFVMNEWAKHQEASNITLIPDGNGDFTEGMGMLVDKADLGFGKRSWRYSMLVKDSVIEKMFIEPEEPGDPFKVSDADTMLNYINPQAKKPECVSLFTKEGCPFCARAKDMLQERGLTYEEIVVGKDATTRSLRAMAGGTTVPQVFIDGKLIGGSEALANYLGAA